The genomic DNA CGGTGGTCACGGACCCGGGCGATGTGACCGAGTTCGCCGACCGGATCGACCGGGAGACCGTGCGCCTGTCGGCGATGGTGGACGACCTGTTCGAGATGTCGCGGATCCACTCGGGCGCGCTGACGCTGGAGCTCGAGACCATCGACGTGCGCGAGGTCGCCGACGAGGTGCGCGCAGGGCTGGCGCAGGTGGCGAAGCGGTCACGGGTGGACCTGGATCTCGACGCGCCGGAGCCCGTGCAGGCGCCGGTGGGGGTGTCGGCGCTCGCCCGCATCCTGCGCAACCTGGTGCTCAACGCGCTCGCGCACACTCCCGCCGGCGGACGGGTCACCATCGCGGTGCGTCGCGACGGCGACGACGTGGTGCTCCGGGTGGACGACACCGGGACCGGCATCGCCGACGACGATCTGGACCGGATCTTCGACCTCGCCTACCGCGGCACCGCGCACCGGTCGCCGGTGAACACCGACGGCCTCCCGGCGGGCACGGGGATGGGGCTCGCGATCGCGCGCGGCCTCGTCGACGTGCACGGCGGCACCGTCGTCGCGGCGAACCTGCGGCAGGGGGCTCGGTTCGAGGTGCGGCTCCCGGGTCGGATCAGCGCAGGGGAGCAGTAGCGAACTCGGCCAGCCCGCACTCCGGGCGGATCGACGCGGTGAAGCCCAGTTCCGCCGCCGCCCGCGCCGGATCGGCGACGATGTGCCGCACATCGGGGGTGCGGAACTCGCCGGTCACCACCGGCGCCGGGGCGCCCGGGGATTCGCTCGCGAGGATGGCGGCCACGTCGCCGATCGTGACCGGCACGCCCGAGCACACGTTGTACGCGCGGAACGGCCGGTCCGCGGGCGCGTCCAGTGCCCGCAGGTTGGCGGCGGCCACATCGCGGACGTGGACGAAGTCCCGCGCCTGCCGGCCGTCCTCGAACACCCGCGGCGGGCGGCCCGCCGCCAGCGCCGAGCGGAAGATCGAGGCGACGCCCGCGTACGGGGTGTCGCGCGGCATCCGCGGCCCGTAGACGTTGTGGTAGCGCAGCGCGGTCACCGATCCGCCGGTGGCGCGGGCCCACGCGGCGGCGTAGAACTCCTGCGCCGCTTTGGACGCCGCGTACAGGCCGTTCGGCGCGATCGGCGCGTCCTCCCCGGTCAGGGCCCAACGGGCCGTGCCGCCGCCGGGAAGGAGCCGTTCGAACCGGCCCGCCCGCAGGTCGTCGACGGTGCGCGGCAGGGGCGTCACCGGCCGCCCGTCGGCGTCGACGTACGCGCCGTCGCCGTAGACCACCATCGACGAGGCGAGCACCAGCCGGCGGCAGCCCGCCCGCGCCATGGCCGCGAGCAGCTCGGCGGTACCGAGGTCGTTGTTCGCGGCGAACAGCGGCGCGTCGGCGGCGTCCACACCCGCGCCGACGGCGGCGGCCTGGTGGCAGACGGCGTCGACGCCGCGCAGCACCCGGTCGAGGCCGTCCGCGTCCAGCAGATCGAGCCGCTCGACGCCGTCCGGCGGTTCGCCGGTGCCGTGTGCCTGCGGGAGCATCCCGTCGATGCCGACGACCTCGTGCCCGCCGCGGTCGGCGAGCAGGTCGGCGACGTGCGAGCCGATGAATCCGGCGGCACCGGTGAGGAGTACGCGCATGCCCCCATGCTCGCCGCCGGCGCCCGGCCGGTCGACCGGGCGGGGCGAGACGTCACCGACTCGTCACACCTGCGCGGCGGTCTCCGCGATGAGGCCGGCGAGTTGCTCCGGCCGCTCGTCCGGGATCCAGTGGCTCACCCCGTCGAGTACGACGAACCGGTACGGACCGTCGACGTACTCGCCCGCGAGCTCGGCCCCGGCCCGGCTCAACGCGATGTCCTCGGTGCTCCACACGTACGTCACCGGGCACGCGATGCGCGTGCCCTCGCCCGGCTTCACGGCGGTGAACGGCATACCGCGGTAGTAGCCCAGGCCGCCGCGCAGCAGGCCGGGCGTCAGCACCTCGTCGACGACGGTGCGGATCGCGTCGTCGGGCATGCCGCTGGCGCGGAGGAAGGCCTCGAACCGGCCCGGGAAGCGGCGGGCCAGCAGCTCCGGCACGGCGGGGATCTGGAACAGGTACATGTAGTACGACTTGAGCGCCTGGTCCGACCGGAGGAACGCCCGCAGGAAGGCGAGGGGGTGCGGCACCGAGACCGCGGTCAGCGTGCGCACCAGGTGCGGGTAGGTGGCGGCGGTCAGCCACGCCGTCGACGACCCCCAGTCGTGCCCCACGAGGTGCGCGGGGCCGGTCCGCTCGAGCAGCGCCGCGACGTCGGCGGCCAGTTCGGAGCTGCGGTACTGCCAGCGTCGCGCAGGGCTGGCGGTGCGCGCGTACCCGCGCTGCCACGGCACGACGGTGCGGTACCCCCGCGCGTGCAGGTCCTCGGACGTCGCCGCCCACGACGTCGGGGTCTGCGGGAAGCCGTGCAGGAGGACGACGATGTCGCCGTCGGCCGGCCCGCTGTCGACCACCGGGAAGATGAGTCCCGACCGGGTGAACTCCGTGATCCGTTCCGTCATGCCCCCACCCAACCACGCCCGACGGTGCGGGGCATCCGCCCGACGGCGGAGAAATCAGCCCGAATAGGTTCGGCCGACCCAGGTCTGGCGGCAGAAGTGTTCGCCGACCCCGGCGACGGTGACTCCCGCCTGCTCAAGCGCACGAGCCTGCTCCGGAGTCGCCTGCACCGCACGGCAGTTCGTCCGGTCGTTGGTCACGACGGGGCCGTTGCCGTCGCTCGGTGTCGCGCCCGCGCCCGCCGCGGCGACGGGGAGGTCGAGAAGTTCCACGACGCGATCGCCGTCGAACCGAAAGATCGTGTACACGCCGCTGACGGCCGAGCTGTGCGCGTACATGGCGGAGAAGCCCTCGTCGGTGGTCGCGACCCGGGAAGGGAAGCCGAATAGCTCGCCGCCGCGAACGAACGGTCCCTTCGGCCCGCGTGCGCGCCAGACCGCCATCCCGCTGCCGCCGGATCCGCCGGTCGTGGTCACCACCAGCAGCTGGCCCGCTCCGTCGTTCGCGAACCGCTGCACGAAGGGCGGTGTGCGGTAGGCGGCCACGACGCGTTCGGTGATCGTCTGCACCACGCGAGCACCGTCGCGCACCACGATCCGCTGCTCGCGGCCCTCGTACCCCCGCACCGCCGCCGTGTCCGAGTACTCGAAGCGCAGCCCGGGAAAGCTGGGCGACAGCAGCACGCAGGCGACCGGCGCGACCGGATCCAGGTCGCGGACCTCCGCCGCGTCGCAGTCGGGACCCGGCTCGGGCGGAACGGAGTACGACGGTGCCGCCGCCGTCGACGTCGACGTGCCCGGGGGAGGGGCGGTCGCCTCCGAGACGTGGGCGCCGGTCGGAACGGAGTACGACGGTGCCCGCGTGCCGGAGCCCGGGTCGCACCCCGTCACCGTCGCCACGACGGCGACGAGCGTCATGAACTTCTTCATCGCGATCCCCATCTTTCAGATATCGACGATGGTAGCTCCACGGACGGCCGGCGTGCCGCGCGACCTGCGCATTCAGTGGATCTTGAGCGAGGCGTAAGGGGCCGGGATCACTGTGGAGGGAGACGAACACCGACGACGGAGGAGTCATCATGCGCACGAGGACCATCACCATCACGGCAGCGCTCGCGGCCTCCGCGGGCCTGGCGATGCTCGCGCCGGGTGCCGCCAACGCCGCGCCGAACGGCTGCGACGTGCACCAATGGACCGTCGCCCACATCGAGACCCCCAGCTCCAGCGCGTCCATCTGCCGCTGGCAGGGGGACGGCCGCACCGAGTACCGCGGCTTCGGCAAGGGCAACGGCCTCGCCGTGACCGCGCCGGTCGTGTGGTCGAACGGATCGTCGTACAGCGCCGTCAACAACGGCTACACGTACCGCGTCGATGTGGGGCGCGGCCTCGCCGTCATCGCGCCCAACGGCTACCAGATCTCCTACGAGCCCGCGCTCTGAGCGCACGCCCGCGGCACCGCGTTCACGCGCGGTGCCGCACCTCGTAGCCGCTGATCACCGACACGCGGTTGAAGGCGTTGATCGTGACGGCGGCCCAGATGAGCACGGACGTCTGCGCCTCGTCGAGCACGTCGGTGGCGCGGTCGTAGGCGATGTCCGCCGCGTGGTGCGGCGGCAGCTCCGTCACCAGCTCGGCGATCTCGAGCGCGGCGCGCTGCACGTCGTCGAACAACGCGGGCGCCTCCCGCCAGGCGGCGAGCACGTCGAGCTGCTGACTGGTCAGTCCTGCGGCGCGGCCGGCGCGCGCGTGCAGGTCGAGGCAGAAGGCGCAGCCGTTGAGTTGAGAGCACCGCAGATTCACCAATTCGACCACGTCGCGGCCGATTCCGGCGGCGGCCGCGGCCTCGGCGACCTCCGTCGAGACCGCGATCAGCTGCTTGTAGATCCGGGGGGACGCCTTGTCGATCCGCACGCGCTGGGCTGGCATGCCACTAGGCTAGCGGTCATGAGCAACGTCGACCGCCAGCCCGAAGAGGTCGAGTGCGGGGCCTCGGTGGACGGACCGGCCCCCGCGAGCGGGGTGGAGGTGATCGAAGCCCGCGAGGTGCCGCTCGGCGGTCCCCGCGCGATGACGGTGCGCCGTACCCTCCCCACGCACGAACGCTCCATGATCGGGGCGTGGTGCTTCGCCGACCACTACGGCCCGGACGAGGTGGACCGCTCCGGCGGTATGAACGTCCCGCCGCACCCGCACACGGGCCTGCAGACGGTGAGTTGGCTGTTCGAGGGGGAGATCGAGCACCGCGACAGTGCCGGCGTCGAGGCGCCGGTGCTCCCGGGCGAGATCAACCTCATGTCGGCCGGCTACGGCATCAGCCACTCCGAGGTGTCCACGCCGGAGACCCGCCGCCTGCACGGCGTGCAGCTCTGGCTCGCGCTGCCGGATCGGACGCGCAACGCCCCGAACGGCTTCCAGCACTACGCGCCGCCCTCCGTCGAGCTGCCCGACGTGCGCGCGGGCGGCCCGGGCGGCACCGCCCGCGTCTTCATCGGCGAACTCGCGGGCAGTACGTCGCCGATCGTCACCGCCACTCCGCTCCTGGGCGCGGAGCTGATCCTGCGCCCGGGCGCGCGGGTCAGCCTCGCCGTCGACCCCGCCTTCGAGCACGGCGTCCTGCTCGACACCGAGCGCCTCATCTTCGACGGTGTGGCCCTCGCCTGGGGCGACCTCGGCTACGCCGGGCCGGGCCTCGGCGGGCTCCGCCTGCACAACCCCACCGAGGAGGACGCCCGCGTGGTCCTGCTCGGCGGCGTGCCCTTCGACGAGGACATCGTGATGTGGTGGAACTTCGTGGGCCGCACGCACGAGGAGATCGTCGAGTACCGCGAGGAATGGCAGGCGCGGTCCCCGCGTTTCGGCAGTGTGAACGGATGGCGCGACGATCAGTACCTGCCGGCGCCGCCGCTCCCCACCACCCGGCTCAAACCCCGCAGGAGGAACCCGCAGTGAGCGAGAACACCGAGAACGTCGCCGTCGTCCGCAACGACGCCGAGGGCCGCTACGACATCACCGTCGACGGGGAGCCGGCCGGCTTCACCGTCTTCATCGACCGCGGTGAGCAGCGAATCTTCCCCCACACGGAGCTCGACGAGAAGTTCTCCGGCCGCGGTCTCAGCGGCATCCTGGTGCACGACGCACTGGAGGACACGCGCGCCGCGGGAAAGCGCGTCGTCCCGGTGTGCCCGCTGGTCAAGCGGTACGTCTCCAAGCACCCCGAGGTGCAGGACATCGTCGATCCCGTGACGCCGGAGATCCTCGCGTCCCTGCGCTGAGCGGCCCCGGCGGGACGTTCACAGCCAACTGACAGCGAGTCGTCAGAGTCCTGGGCGCCGCGGCGTGCACTATTGCGGTGTGTCCAGTGCGAATGACGAAGCCAAGCCCCGCGTGCTCGTGGTCGACGACGAGCAGAGCATCCGGGAGCTGCTGCAGGTCAGCCTCAAGTTCCAGGGCTTCGACGTGGCCGTGGCCCACGACGGCCCGGCCGCGCTCGACCGCGTCCGCACCTTCCGGCCCGACGTCATGGTGCTCGACATCATGATGCCCGGCATGGACGGTCTCGGCCTGCTCAAGCGGCTGCGGCAGGACGGGATCGAGGCCCCCGTACTCTTCCTCACGGCCCGCGACTCCGTCGAGGACAAGGTCGCCGGCCTCACCCTCGGCGGCGACGACTACGTCACGAAGCCGTTCAGCCTCGAGGAGGTCGTGGCGCGGATCAACGTGCTGCTGCGCCGTCACGGCTTCGGCGAGCAGGAGAACTCCACCCGCCTGACGTTCGCCGACCTCGAACTGGACGACGAGACGCACGAGGTCTGGAAGGCGGGGGAACTGGTGTCGCTCTCGCCGACGGAGTTCACCCTGCTGCGCTACTTCATGGTCAACGCCGGTGTCGTGCTGTCCAAGCCGCGGATCCTCGACCACGTCTGGCACTACGACTTCGGCGGCGACGTCAACGTGGTCGAGTCCTACGTCTCCTACCTGCGCCGCAAGGTCGACACGGGCGAGAAGCGGCTGATCCACACCCTCCGCGGCGTGGGGTACGTGCTCCGCGAACCGCGGTAGGCGCGCATGGGCTCGACCTCGCTCGCGTCCCGCGTCCCGCTGCGCCTGTCGCTGGTCGCGGTGGTCGTCGGCCTCGTCTTCCTGGGGCTGCTGGCGTCCGGCACCGCGTTGACGGCGGCGATGAAGGACCGGCTGCTCTCCCGCGAGGACCAGGCGCTGCGCCAGGCGGCGGAGACGTGGGCGCGGCCCAAGCCGGTGCTGCTGCCGGAGCCGCCCCGCGACGGGCGCCCGCCGACCCGCTTCTACCAGGCGGTCTTCCTTCCCGACGGCAGGCAGCTGCAGATCAGCAATCCCGACTTCACCGAGCGCCCCGACCTGTCCGGCCTCGGCGACCTGCACGGCGACGCCGTGACCGTGCCCTCCGCCGGTGGCGGCGGGCCGGAGTGGCGGGTCGTGCAGTCCTCGTCCCAGTACGGCGTCGCCTTCGTCGCGGTCACGCTCACCGACGTCGAGTCGACCCTGCGCGCGATGGTCGTGCTGGAGCTGCTCATCGGCGGCGGTGTGCTGATCATCGCGGGCGGCCTCGGCTACCTCGTCGTGCGCCGCTCGCTGCGCCCGCTCGAAGAGGTGGAGGCCACCGCGGAGGCGATCGCCGCGGGTGACCTGACGCGGCGGGTGCCGGCGGCGCCGGCGCACACCGAGGTGGGGCGGCTCTCGACGTCGATCAACACGATGCTGCACCAGGTGCAGGACTCCTTCGACCGGGTCGCGTCCTCGGAGGAGCGGGCCCGTGCCGACGAGGAGCGGATGCGGCGCTTCGTCGGCGACGCCTCGCACGAGCTGCGCACGCCGCTGACGTCGATCCGCGGCTTCGCCGAGCTGTACCGCCAGGGTGCGACCGACGACACCGGATTCGTCATGTCGCGCATCGAGTCGGAGGCGGAGCGGATGGGCCTGCTCGTGGAGGACCTGCTGCTGCTCGCCCGTCTCGACGCGCGCCGGCCGCTCGCGGCCGACACCGTCGACCTGGTCGCGGTGGCGGACGACGTGGTGCACGCCGCGCAGGCCCGCGAACCGGGGCGTGACATCGCCCTGGAGGCCGAGGCCGGCACCGTCGACCTGACCGGCGACCGGGACCGCCTGCACCAGGTGGTCACCAACCTGGTCTCGAACGCCCTGCGGCACACGCCGGACGAGGCGACGGTGCGCGTCCGGATCCGCACGGAGCCGGGGGCCGTGGTCCTGTCGGTCGCGGACACGGGGCCGGGTATGGAGCCCGACGAGGCCGCGCGCGTCTTCGAGCGCTTCTACCGCACCGACTCCTCCCGCAGCCGTGGCAGCGGCGGTGCGGGGCTGGGCCTGTCGATCGTGCTCGGCATCGTCGAGCGGCACGGCGGGAGCGTCACCGTCGACACCGCGCCGGGGGAGGGCGCGACCTTCACGGTGCGCCTGACCCGGTAGGTCATTCCGCGGCGAGCGCCTCGACGATCCTGGTCTGCGCGTCGTCCAGCGACTCGGGCGACGGGTTCTGGTCGACGCTGTCGAAGCTGAAGTCGGTGAGGCCGTACGCGGGGAAGACGTGCAGGTGCAGGTGCGGGATCTCGAAACCGGCGACGATCAGGCCTGCGCGCGGCGCGTCGAAGGCGCGCTTGACGGCGCGCCCCAGCTTGCGTGCCACCGTGTTGAGGTGCTGCCAGAGCTCGTCGTCGATCGACTCCCAGTGGTCCACCTCCTCGCGCGGCACCACCAGCACGTGGCCCTGCGTGAGCGGCGCGATGGTCAGGAACGCCACCACCGCATCGTCCTGGTACACGAACCGGCCCGGGAGCTCGCCGGCGATGATCTTCGAGAACACGGATGCCATGGGGCCAGGCTATCGGAGCAGCCCGCCGATGTCCGCCGCGGTGACCAGTGCGACGAGCGCGGGCACCACTTTCTGCGGTGCGACGGCGTACCGGCCGCGCGCGCCCTTGCTGACGACGCCGGCGGCGGTGAGCGTGCTCAGGTGGTGGTACAGCTGGCCTTTCGAGCCGCCGTCGGCGAGCTCCACCAGTTCGGCCGCCGTGCGCGGGCCCCGGAGCAGCTCCTGCACGATCTCGATCCGCGCGGGATGCCCGAGCGCGCCGAGCACCGTCGCGATCCGGTCGGCGGGCAGGGCGGTCGCGGCGCCGGCGGAGTAGTCGATGCGCCAGGTGACCTCGCCGTGCAGCGCCACGTCGCCGCCGTACCCGACGGTGCCGGCACCGCTGGGCGCCTGCTCGGCGGGCGCCGCCCCGAGGGCGGCCTCGAGGGCGGCGACCCGCGCCTCGAGAGCGGCGAGGCGATCGTCGTCGGTCATGGCGGGAGTTTACGAGCGCAGCGCGCAGGCCACTCGCGTGCGGGTGCCCTCGTCGGTCATCGCCTGCACCAGCAGCTGCTGATGCGGCATGCCGGCCTCGGCGTCCTTGCGCACGTCCTGCGCGGACGCCCGGCGCACCATGAGGACCCCGACGGTGACGGAGCCGTCGGTCCGCCGGCCCTCGAAGGCCTCCGTGAGCACGCCGACCAGCGATCCGCCCTTGAAGCCGAGCGCGGTCAGGCCCGCGGGTGCGGCGTCCTGGAACTCCAGGAAGCGGCGCGCCGCCTCGGAGCCCGGGCCGAACCGGCCGGTCCCCAGATCGCCGATCAGTCGCGCGAAGGACGCGGCCGGCGCCGCGTACGTGCGGTCGATCGCGGCGTAGGCCTGCTGCTCCGTCGCGGCGCCGCTGTCGGTGATCCGCTGGTAGAGCTCCTTGAGCGAGGGGACGGGCCCGGGCATGCCGTAGCGCGTCATCACCTCCCGCAGCGCCTCGTCGCCGAGCCGCGCGCGGATCGCGTCCGGTGCGGCGCTGTCGGAGAACCGGATCATCACGTCGGCGAGCTGGTGCAGCGAGACGCTGCCCGACGGGGCGTTCGGGACACCCTTGGTCGCCGGGATGCCCAGGTACTCCAGGGCCTTGATGTGGGCGCCTCCGTCGACGGGGGTGCCCTCGTGATCGACGTACCACTTCTGCCAGTCGGCGACGCGGATCCGCTCGTTGAGATCGATCCGGCCGGCACCGGCCCGGCCGGTGAGCGCGGCGAGGTGGATCAGTTTCAGCATCGACGCGGTCGGCATGGCCGCGTCGGCGCGGTGCGCGACGGTGCCGCCCCGCCCGTCGTCGACGACCAGCGCGACGTCGCCGCGGTGCTGCGCGAGGTAGCCGGTCCAGCCGGCGACGGTGCTCGTGTCCGCCGCCGGCGCGGGGGCGCACGGCGCGGCGCTCGCCGCGGGGGCGGGGATCGCGGCCACGAGGGCGGCGGCGACGACGGTGATCAGTGTGCGGCGCATCGGGCCTCCCAAGAACGCGGAATCGGAATTCCGGAATAACGATACCCATGCTGGGGTGCGGTGTACAGCCCTCGCCCCGGTAAGGTCTGCGACGTGCGAGTACTCGTCATCGGCACCGGCGGCCGCGAACACGCCCTCATCGACGCCCTGACCCGTGATCCCCGGGTCACCGAGCTGCACGCGGCCCCGGGCAACCCGGGCACCGCGGCGATCGCGACCAATCACGACGTCGACGCCTCCTCCGGCGACGAGGTCGCGGCGCTCGCCGAGCGTCTCGGCGCCGACCTCGTGGTGATCGGCCCCGAGGTTCCGCTGGTCCTCGGCGTGGCCGACGCCGTCCGGGCCCGCGGCATCGCCGTCTTCGGCCCGTCCGCGGCCGCCGCGCAGATCGAGGGTTCCAAGGCCTTCGCCAAGGACGTCATGGACGCCGCCGGCGTGCGCACCGCGCGCAGCGAGATCGTCGACAGCCCGGCGCAGATCGACGCCGCCCTCGACCGCTTCGGACCCACCTGGGTGATCAAGGACGACGGCCTGGCCGCCGGCAAGGGCGTCGTCGTCACCGCCGACCGCGCCGAGGCCCGCGCGCACGCCGCCGACCTCCTCGAGTCCGGGCGCCCGGCCCTGTTCGAGTCCTTCCTCGACGGCCCGGAGGTCTCCCTGTTCTGCCTCGTTGACGGCGAGGACGTGGTGCCGCTGCTGCCCGCGCAGGACCACAAGCGCGTCGGCGACGGCGACACCGGCCCCAACACCGGCGGCATGGGCGCGTACGCACCCCTGCCCTGGCTCCCGGACGGCGCGACCGAGGAGATCGTCGAGACCGTCGTGCGCCCCGTCGCACGGGAAATGGTGCGCCGCGGCGTCCCGTTCTCGGGCCTGCTCTACGCGGGCCTGGCGATGGGCGCAGAGGGCCCGGCCGTCGTCGAGTTCAACTGCCGCTTCGGCGACCCCGAGACGCAGGCCGTGCTGAGCCTGCTCGAGTCGCCCCTCGGCGAGGCGCTGCACGCCACCGCGACGGGCGGCCTGGGTGCCCTCGCGCCGCTCCGGTGGCGCGACGGTGCCGCCATCACCGTCGTGCTCGCCGCGGAGAACTACCCGGCCGCGCCCCGCAAGGGCGACGTCATCACGGGCGCCGACGGCGCGGGTATCTACCACGCCGGGACGGCCGTGGACGCCGAGGGCCGCCTGGTCTCGAACGGCGGCCGCGTGCTGAACGTGGTCGGTGTCGGCGACGACCTGGCCGCGGCCCGCGCGGACGCCTACGCGAAGCTCGACCGGATCAAGCTGCCGGGCAGTCACTTCCGGACGGACATCGGGCACCAGGCCTTGCAGTAGCGCATTTGTCCATGTCGGCCGCCACCGGCGCCGACGATTTGGTCGAAACCCTCAGACCGAGCGGGACGTGCTGGCAGCATGTCTCAGATGACAGCCGCGACCACGCCCAAGGGTGAGCGCCGGCGCGCGGCCCTCGTGGCGGCGGCCGGGGAGCTCCTCGTCGAGGGCGGTTTCGAGTCGGTGCGGCACCGGGCCGTCGCGCACCGCGCGCACATCCCCCTGGCCGCGACGACGTACTACTTCGAGTCCCTCGGCGACCTGCTGTCGAACGCCGTCGCGTACGCCGGCGAGCTGGACGTCGCGGCGGTCCGCGGTCGCGCGGAGGCGGTCAGCCGCCGCAGGCGCGGCGACTCCGCGCTCGCGAAGCTCCTCGCCACCGTGTTCTTCGCCTGCGACACCGAGGCGGAGCGGGGCGCACTCGTGTCCCGCTACGAGCGGATGGTGCTGTGCGCCCGCGATCCCGAGCTGACCCGGCTGCAGGCCCAGGTCCGGCGGGTCGTGGCGGAGTTGCACGTCGAGGTGCTCACCCGCTCGGGCCGGCGGGCGACGGGGCCGGACGTGGAGCGGCTGATGGCGATCGAGGACGGGGCGGTCCTGGCGGCGCTCACCACCCACGGTGCCGACGTGCCCCGCGCGGTCCGCGACGCACTCGTCGCCGTCGTCGACGATCTGGCGCCCGCCCTTCCGTGACGGGCCCGGCGTCCGTGCATGAGAGAATCGCGGGGTGAGCACTCCCCGCATCC from Tsukamurella paurometabola includes the following:
- a CDS encoding TetR/AcrR family transcriptional regulator; this encodes MTAATTPKGERRRAALVAAAGELLVEGGFESVRHRAVAHRAHIPLAATTYYFESLGDLLSNAVAYAGELDVAAVRGRAEAVSRRRRGDSALAKLLATVFFACDTEAERGALVSRYERMVLCARDPELTRLQAQVRRVVAELHVEVLTRSGRRATGPDVERLMAIEDGAVLAALTTHGADVPRAVRDALVAVVDDLAPALP